One genomic region from Athalia rosae chromosome 3, iyAthRosa1.1, whole genome shotgun sequence encodes:
- the LOC105689797 gene encoding uncharacterized protein LOC105689797 isoform X1: MGNSKSQPCRPRRPMYLFYLIHRTWSVVVDHRNAGKEERYEDIDRETDLTSRCSGCAGCGYHQDSLFFESESEMAPNAEEELLAVKPWGPQPEKQERLRPPTYNAEDYAVALRRWGRRPVLSSSSSGSAATSGGSAETQNGTLPSTTSSSSGYASGSGEMTLRQFTSVSELLNKLRADLRLAFPSFVQEFASSPADGITLLLETLRGVQLAQNLPPSGQTGPRIGTRRAALDELGCVECLAACGERCADAPRLLIEAQPGLLALAVCLTSSLNRSRVLALQLLTRVCQAPGGHAAVSEAVSTLRLRYGEGGRFRFLAGALLAPSAAIVLRVAGVSFLNAFIKSAPRAQAKLYIQAEACEAGLEPKILQEWLTEMDSSVEESLSDLLRKEVHRWTRNCVDVEALQKRAARAEETCRMLGKKILSLQSQIENLQVENMNGYNSSHDRSKSSNFRTANFREAKIPQKSSSNADDEGISSSERSSTPEELKRDDQGNLKLSGVDNDQETTIDDVIEELRIIVKDAEEEYEDKNTVQMRKEILSAKNSDPKPFRGSIANTCTTYDICGDKNSSRPKPLGHPKTSKYSQGSGRTMTSCTESTQRCNQTPVTYFGNRNADPEGYNSSDSSATRKLSSNHSIISKSSTDGSLKITIKGPDIEEAIVPAILHPQPPKRSPPCLTAILAARNCAFADQEEVYNSPGDEVEEETLGDGSDSLLSASRLKYAQNEVATPFNMRSGVYGSQEEKPASSQATKSCEDLCNLKRETENKGEKKTIRNYDSGSALNSIVGTKNDQRSESRSFEAAPSSRRRLEQRAHSQSSEQSLRHGGQKYRSEVEKRKMLRRTSSQDCLSQKSGEQRYHHHHQKLKRSESGIESRIRKFESLNSFENLSLNSFSRPGSVDNVSMRQFLESDSGKGRMKRSESFHHISMQSKKELPSSRGGSDSGLFYVTNFDLEPVVTQPIKSESTKSPSLLTKSLDRIDEGLDSMVDIVLTEDKQGWPVHDKQIKEKPPKNSGKLHKSERSQAKGEKQLKSDEFYRGFNDKVISNKQLKSDELYDEKLVQKQWSYESELNNSRMMNSTSTENPLAMISRSSPSSRHESFCLDKSVGSKFSKGSNESGIYLPGRSYDAFGLSKSRFNAGKYSGNNLIPRDNHSSRHPIILPTTKHNGKVTDVLSGLY; the protein is encoded by the exons CGAGTCGGAAATGGCTCCCAATGCAGAGGAGGAACTGCTAGCCGTCAAGCCGTGGGGGCCACAGCcggaaaaa CAAGAACGCCTGAGGCCACCAACTTATAATGCCGAGGATTACGCGGTGGCTCTCAGAAGATGGGGAAGACGTCCCGTTCTTTCCTCGTCGTCTTCTGGATCGGCGGCAACGTCGGGAGGCTCCGCGGAAACGCAAAACGGGACTCTACCCTCCACGACCAGCTCGAGCTCTGGCTATGCTTCCGGAAGCGGAGAAATGACCCTTAGACAATTCACTTCCGTCAGCGAATTACTCAACAAATTGCGCGCCGATTTGAGACTCGCTTTTCCGAG TTTCGTTCAAGAATTCGCTTCGTCACCGGCGGACGGGATTACCCTGCTTTTGGAAACGTTGAGAGGAGTACAGTTGGCCCAAAATTTACCACCTTCCGGTCAAACTGGACCGAGAATCGGCACTCGGAGAGCCGCTCTGGACGAACTGGGATGCGTCGAATGTCTGGCCGCCTGTGGCGAAAGATGCGCCGATGCACCGAGATTGCTCATCGAAGCTCAACCCGGACTCTTGGCACTCGCCGTTTGTCTCACCAGCAGTTTGAACCGCTCGAGAGTTTTGGCTTTGCAG CTACTGACAAGGGTCTGTCAAGCACCTGGTGGTCATGCGGCTGTTTCCGAAGCGGTTTCAACTCTGAGATTGAGATACGGAGAAGGTGGAAGGTTCCGGTTTCTTGCAGGAGCTTTACTTGCTCCGAGCGCCGCCATCGTCCTCAGGGTCGCCGgagtttcatttttaaacgCTTTCATAAAATCCGCTCCAAGGGCACAGGCCAAACTATACATACAG GCTGAAGCGTGCGAAGCGGGTTTGGAACCGAAGATTTTACAAGAATGGTTAACGGAAATGGATTCGAGCGTGGAGGAATCTTTGTCGGATCTTTTGAGAAAAGAAGTCCACCGTTGGACCCGCAATTGCGTGGACGTTGAGGCGCTTCAAAAACGTGCCGCGCGTGCCGAGGAGACCTGCCGTATGCTGGGGAAGAAGATTCTCTCGTTGCAGAGTCAGATTGAGAATTTGCAAGTGGAGAATATGAACGGTTACAATTCTTCCCACGATCGTAGCAAGAGTTCGAATTTCAGAACGGCGAACTTCAGGGAAGCGAAAATACCGCAAAAGTCTTCCTCGAACGCGGACGACGAGGGAATCAGCTCTTCGGAACGATCGAGCACACCGGAAGAGCTGAAACGCGACGATCAGGGCAATCTGAAATTGTCGGGAGTCGACAACGACCAGGAAACTACGATAGACGACGTCATCGAGGAGCTGAGGATCATCGTCAAGGACGCCGAGGAGGAGTACGAGGATAAGAATACGGTGCAGATGCGGAAAGAGATTTTATCCGCGAAAAATTCGGACCCCAAACCCTTCCGCGGTTCCATTGCGAACACCTGTACAACCTACGATATTTGcggcgataaaaattcatcgcgtcCAAAACCTCTGGGTCATCCGAAGACCTCGAAGTATTCGCAAGGATCGGGACGCACGATGACTTCCTGCACAGAGTCGACCCAAAGGTGTAATCAGACCCCGGTAACATACTTCGGCAATCGGAATGCGGATCCCGAGGGATACAACAGCTCGGATTCATCGGCGACGAGAAAACTGAGCTCCAATCATTCGATAATCAGTAAATCATCGACGGACGGAAGTTTGAAGATCACGATAAAGGGGCCCGATATCGAGGAGGCGATAGTCCCCGCGATCCTGCATCCTCAACCACCGAAAAGAAGCCCTCCGTGTCTGACAGCGATTCTGGCTGCCAGAAACTGTGCGTTCGCCGACCAGGAAGAGGTCTATAATTCACCGGGGGATGAGGTGGAAGAAGAAACGTTGGGCGACGGAAGTGACTCACTTCTGAGTGCTTCGAGGCTCAAATATGCCCAAAATGAAGTAGCGACTCCGTTCAATATGCGGTCAGGTGTCTACGGGAGTCAAGAGGAAAAACCGGCGAGCAGCCAGGCCACCAAAAGTTGCGAGGACCTCTGCAATTTGAAGAGGGAGACGGAGAATAAAGGCGAGAAGAAGACTATCAGAAACTACGACAGCGGTTCGGCACTCAACTCAATTGTCGGGACGAAGAACGACCAGCGTTCGGAGTCTCGGAGCTTCGAAGCCGCCCCTTCTAGTCGTAGGCGTTTGGAGCAAAGGGCCCACAGCCAGAGCAGCGAGCAGTCCCTGAGACACGGGGGTCAGAAGTACAGAAGCGAagtcgagaagagaaaaatgctACGCAGAACGTCGAGTCAGGACTGCCTGAGCCAAAAATCTGGCGAACAAAGataccaccatcaccaccagaAGCTGAAGAGATCTGAAAGTGGCATAGAAAGTCGGATAAGGAAGTTCGAGAGTCTGAACTCCTTCGAAAACCTCAGTTTGAACAGTTTCTCGAGACCGGGAAGTGTCGATAACGTCAGCATGAGGCAATTCTTGGAATCCGATAGCGGTAAGGGCAGAATGAAGAGGTCGGAATCCTTCCATCATATTTCGATGCAGAGTAAGAAGGAGCTACCGTCTTCCAGAGGCGGAAGTGACAGCGGACTATTTTACGTCACGAACTTTGACCTCGAACCCGTTGTTACACAGCCGATTAAGTCTGAGAGTACAAAATCCCCGAGTCTATTGACCAAGTCCTTGGACAGAATCGACGAGGGATTGGATTCTATGGTCGATATCGTTCTGACGGAAGACAAGCAAGGGTGGCCGGTACACGACAAACAGATCAAGGAAAAACCACCGAAAAATTCAGGAAAACTGCACAAAAGCGAGAGGTCACAGGCAAAGGGCGAAAAGCAGCTCAAGAGCGACGAGTTCTACAGGGGATTCAATGATAAGGTGATATCTAATAAGCAGCTGAAAAGCGACGAACTCTACGACGAGAAACTCGTTCAGAAGCAGTGGAGTTATGAGAGCGAATTGAACAATTCGAGAATGATGAATTCCACCAGCACGGAAAATCCGCTAGCAATGATATCGAGATCCAGCCCGTCCAGCCGACACGAATCTTTCTGTCTCGACAAAAGTGTGGGTagtaaattttccaagggttCTAACGAGTCCGGTATATATCTGCCTGGAAGGTCGTACGACGCCTTTGGACTGAGCAAGAGCAGATTTAACGCCGGTAAATATTCCGGCAATAATTTAATCCCACGCGATAATCATAGTAGTAGACATCCCATAATATTGCCAACCACTAAACACAATGGTAAGGTAACAGACGTTTTATCCGGTCTGTACTAA
- the LOC105689797 gene encoding uncharacterized protein LOC105689797 isoform X2, whose protein sequence is MGQFKAGGISTGKLNSESEMAPNAEEELLAVKPWGPQPEKQERLRPPTYNAEDYAVALRRWGRRPVLSSSSSGSAATSGGSAETQNGTLPSTTSSSSGYASGSGEMTLRQFTSVSELLNKLRADLRLAFPSFVQEFASSPADGITLLLETLRGVQLAQNLPPSGQTGPRIGTRRAALDELGCVECLAACGERCADAPRLLIEAQPGLLALAVCLTSSLNRSRVLALQLLTRVCQAPGGHAAVSEAVSTLRLRYGEGGRFRFLAGALLAPSAAIVLRVAGVSFLNAFIKSAPRAQAKLYIQAEACEAGLEPKILQEWLTEMDSSVEESLSDLLRKEVHRWTRNCVDVEALQKRAARAEETCRMLGKKILSLQSQIENLQVENMNGYNSSHDRSKSSNFRTANFREAKIPQKSSSNADDEGISSSERSSTPEELKRDDQGNLKLSGVDNDQETTIDDVIEELRIIVKDAEEEYEDKNTVQMRKEILSAKNSDPKPFRGSIANTCTTYDICGDKNSSRPKPLGHPKTSKYSQGSGRTMTSCTESTQRCNQTPVTYFGNRNADPEGYNSSDSSATRKLSSNHSIISKSSTDGSLKITIKGPDIEEAIVPAILHPQPPKRSPPCLTAILAARNCAFADQEEVYNSPGDEVEEETLGDGSDSLLSASRLKYAQNEVATPFNMRSGVYGSQEEKPASSQATKSCEDLCNLKRETENKGEKKTIRNYDSGSALNSIVGTKNDQRSESRSFEAAPSSRRRLEQRAHSQSSEQSLRHGGQKYRSEVEKRKMLRRTSSQDCLSQKSGEQRYHHHHQKLKRSESGIESRIRKFESLNSFENLSLNSFSRPGSVDNVSMRQFLESDSGKGRMKRSESFHHISMQSKKELPSSRGGSDSGLFYVTNFDLEPVVTQPIKSESTKSPSLLTKSLDRIDEGLDSMVDIVLTEDKQGWPVHDKQIKEKPPKNSGKLHKSERSQAKGEKQLKSDEFYRGFNDKVISNKQLKSDELYDEKLVQKQWSYESELNNSRMMNSTSTENPLAMISRSSPSSRHESFCLDKSVGSKFSKGSNESGIYLPGRSYDAFGLSKSRFNAGKYSGNNLIPRDNHSSRHPIILPTTKHNGKVTDVLSGLY, encoded by the exons CGAGTCGGAAATGGCTCCCAATGCAGAGGAGGAACTGCTAGCCGTCAAGCCGTGGGGGCCACAGCcggaaaaa CAAGAACGCCTGAGGCCACCAACTTATAATGCCGAGGATTACGCGGTGGCTCTCAGAAGATGGGGAAGACGTCCCGTTCTTTCCTCGTCGTCTTCTGGATCGGCGGCAACGTCGGGAGGCTCCGCGGAAACGCAAAACGGGACTCTACCCTCCACGACCAGCTCGAGCTCTGGCTATGCTTCCGGAAGCGGAGAAATGACCCTTAGACAATTCACTTCCGTCAGCGAATTACTCAACAAATTGCGCGCCGATTTGAGACTCGCTTTTCCGAG TTTCGTTCAAGAATTCGCTTCGTCACCGGCGGACGGGATTACCCTGCTTTTGGAAACGTTGAGAGGAGTACAGTTGGCCCAAAATTTACCACCTTCCGGTCAAACTGGACCGAGAATCGGCACTCGGAGAGCCGCTCTGGACGAACTGGGATGCGTCGAATGTCTGGCCGCCTGTGGCGAAAGATGCGCCGATGCACCGAGATTGCTCATCGAAGCTCAACCCGGACTCTTGGCACTCGCCGTTTGTCTCACCAGCAGTTTGAACCGCTCGAGAGTTTTGGCTTTGCAG CTACTGACAAGGGTCTGTCAAGCACCTGGTGGTCATGCGGCTGTTTCCGAAGCGGTTTCAACTCTGAGATTGAGATACGGAGAAGGTGGAAGGTTCCGGTTTCTTGCAGGAGCTTTACTTGCTCCGAGCGCCGCCATCGTCCTCAGGGTCGCCGgagtttcatttttaaacgCTTTCATAAAATCCGCTCCAAGGGCACAGGCCAAACTATACATACAG GCTGAAGCGTGCGAAGCGGGTTTGGAACCGAAGATTTTACAAGAATGGTTAACGGAAATGGATTCGAGCGTGGAGGAATCTTTGTCGGATCTTTTGAGAAAAGAAGTCCACCGTTGGACCCGCAATTGCGTGGACGTTGAGGCGCTTCAAAAACGTGCCGCGCGTGCCGAGGAGACCTGCCGTATGCTGGGGAAGAAGATTCTCTCGTTGCAGAGTCAGATTGAGAATTTGCAAGTGGAGAATATGAACGGTTACAATTCTTCCCACGATCGTAGCAAGAGTTCGAATTTCAGAACGGCGAACTTCAGGGAAGCGAAAATACCGCAAAAGTCTTCCTCGAACGCGGACGACGAGGGAATCAGCTCTTCGGAACGATCGAGCACACCGGAAGAGCTGAAACGCGACGATCAGGGCAATCTGAAATTGTCGGGAGTCGACAACGACCAGGAAACTACGATAGACGACGTCATCGAGGAGCTGAGGATCATCGTCAAGGACGCCGAGGAGGAGTACGAGGATAAGAATACGGTGCAGATGCGGAAAGAGATTTTATCCGCGAAAAATTCGGACCCCAAACCCTTCCGCGGTTCCATTGCGAACACCTGTACAACCTACGATATTTGcggcgataaaaattcatcgcgtcCAAAACCTCTGGGTCATCCGAAGACCTCGAAGTATTCGCAAGGATCGGGACGCACGATGACTTCCTGCACAGAGTCGACCCAAAGGTGTAATCAGACCCCGGTAACATACTTCGGCAATCGGAATGCGGATCCCGAGGGATACAACAGCTCGGATTCATCGGCGACGAGAAAACTGAGCTCCAATCATTCGATAATCAGTAAATCATCGACGGACGGAAGTTTGAAGATCACGATAAAGGGGCCCGATATCGAGGAGGCGATAGTCCCCGCGATCCTGCATCCTCAACCACCGAAAAGAAGCCCTCCGTGTCTGACAGCGATTCTGGCTGCCAGAAACTGTGCGTTCGCCGACCAGGAAGAGGTCTATAATTCACCGGGGGATGAGGTGGAAGAAGAAACGTTGGGCGACGGAAGTGACTCACTTCTGAGTGCTTCGAGGCTCAAATATGCCCAAAATGAAGTAGCGACTCCGTTCAATATGCGGTCAGGTGTCTACGGGAGTCAAGAGGAAAAACCGGCGAGCAGCCAGGCCACCAAAAGTTGCGAGGACCTCTGCAATTTGAAGAGGGAGACGGAGAATAAAGGCGAGAAGAAGACTATCAGAAACTACGACAGCGGTTCGGCACTCAACTCAATTGTCGGGACGAAGAACGACCAGCGTTCGGAGTCTCGGAGCTTCGAAGCCGCCCCTTCTAGTCGTAGGCGTTTGGAGCAAAGGGCCCACAGCCAGAGCAGCGAGCAGTCCCTGAGACACGGGGGTCAGAAGTACAGAAGCGAagtcgagaagagaaaaatgctACGCAGAACGTCGAGTCAGGACTGCCTGAGCCAAAAATCTGGCGAACAAAGataccaccatcaccaccagaAGCTGAAGAGATCTGAAAGTGGCATAGAAAGTCGGATAAGGAAGTTCGAGAGTCTGAACTCCTTCGAAAACCTCAGTTTGAACAGTTTCTCGAGACCGGGAAGTGTCGATAACGTCAGCATGAGGCAATTCTTGGAATCCGATAGCGGTAAGGGCAGAATGAAGAGGTCGGAATCCTTCCATCATATTTCGATGCAGAGTAAGAAGGAGCTACCGTCTTCCAGAGGCGGAAGTGACAGCGGACTATTTTACGTCACGAACTTTGACCTCGAACCCGTTGTTACACAGCCGATTAAGTCTGAGAGTACAAAATCCCCGAGTCTATTGACCAAGTCCTTGGACAGAATCGACGAGGGATTGGATTCTATGGTCGATATCGTTCTGACGGAAGACAAGCAAGGGTGGCCGGTACACGACAAACAGATCAAGGAAAAACCACCGAAAAATTCAGGAAAACTGCACAAAAGCGAGAGGTCACAGGCAAAGGGCGAAAAGCAGCTCAAGAGCGACGAGTTCTACAGGGGATTCAATGATAAGGTGATATCTAATAAGCAGCTGAAAAGCGACGAACTCTACGACGAGAAACTCGTTCAGAAGCAGTGGAGTTATGAGAGCGAATTGAACAATTCGAGAATGATGAATTCCACCAGCACGGAAAATCCGCTAGCAATGATATCGAGATCCAGCCCGTCCAGCCGACACGAATCTTTCTGTCTCGACAAAAGTGTGGGTagtaaattttccaagggttCTAACGAGTCCGGTATATATCTGCCTGGAAGGTCGTACGACGCCTTTGGACTGAGCAAGAGCAGATTTAACGCCGGTAAATATTCCGGCAATAATTTAATCCCACGCGATAATCATAGTAGTAGACATCCCATAATATTGCCAACCACTAAACACAATGGTAAGGTAACAGACGTTTTATCCGGTCTGTACTAA
- the LOC105689797 gene encoding uncharacterized protein LOC105689797 isoform X3, which translates to MAPNAEEELLAVKPWGPQPEKQERLRPPTYNAEDYAVALRRWGRRPVLSSSSSGSAATSGGSAETQNGTLPSTTSSSSGYASGSGEMTLRQFTSVSELLNKLRADLRLAFPSFVQEFASSPADGITLLLETLRGVQLAQNLPPSGQTGPRIGTRRAALDELGCVECLAACGERCADAPRLLIEAQPGLLALAVCLTSSLNRSRVLALQLLTRVCQAPGGHAAVSEAVSTLRLRYGEGGRFRFLAGALLAPSAAIVLRVAGVSFLNAFIKSAPRAQAKLYIQAEACEAGLEPKILQEWLTEMDSSVEESLSDLLRKEVHRWTRNCVDVEALQKRAARAEETCRMLGKKILSLQSQIENLQVENMNGYNSSHDRSKSSNFRTANFREAKIPQKSSSNADDEGISSSERSSTPEELKRDDQGNLKLSGVDNDQETTIDDVIEELRIIVKDAEEEYEDKNTVQMRKEILSAKNSDPKPFRGSIANTCTTYDICGDKNSSRPKPLGHPKTSKYSQGSGRTMTSCTESTQRCNQTPVTYFGNRNADPEGYNSSDSSATRKLSSNHSIISKSSTDGSLKITIKGPDIEEAIVPAILHPQPPKRSPPCLTAILAARNCAFADQEEVYNSPGDEVEEETLGDGSDSLLSASRLKYAQNEVATPFNMRSGVYGSQEEKPASSQATKSCEDLCNLKRETENKGEKKTIRNYDSGSALNSIVGTKNDQRSESRSFEAAPSSRRRLEQRAHSQSSEQSLRHGGQKYRSEVEKRKMLRRTSSQDCLSQKSGEQRYHHHHQKLKRSESGIESRIRKFESLNSFENLSLNSFSRPGSVDNVSMRQFLESDSGKGRMKRSESFHHISMQSKKELPSSRGGSDSGLFYVTNFDLEPVVTQPIKSESTKSPSLLTKSLDRIDEGLDSMVDIVLTEDKQGWPVHDKQIKEKPPKNSGKLHKSERSQAKGEKQLKSDEFYRGFNDKVISNKQLKSDELYDEKLVQKQWSYESELNNSRMMNSTSTENPLAMISRSSPSSRHESFCLDKSVGSKFSKGSNESGIYLPGRSYDAFGLSKSRFNAGKYSGNNLIPRDNHSSRHPIILPTTKHNGKVTDVLSGLY; encoded by the exons ATGGCTCCCAATGCAGAGGAGGAACTGCTAGCCGTCAAGCCGTGGGGGCCACAGCcggaaaaa CAAGAACGCCTGAGGCCACCAACTTATAATGCCGAGGATTACGCGGTGGCTCTCAGAAGATGGGGAAGACGTCCCGTTCTTTCCTCGTCGTCTTCTGGATCGGCGGCAACGTCGGGAGGCTCCGCGGAAACGCAAAACGGGACTCTACCCTCCACGACCAGCTCGAGCTCTGGCTATGCTTCCGGAAGCGGAGAAATGACCCTTAGACAATTCACTTCCGTCAGCGAATTACTCAACAAATTGCGCGCCGATTTGAGACTCGCTTTTCCGAG TTTCGTTCAAGAATTCGCTTCGTCACCGGCGGACGGGATTACCCTGCTTTTGGAAACGTTGAGAGGAGTACAGTTGGCCCAAAATTTACCACCTTCCGGTCAAACTGGACCGAGAATCGGCACTCGGAGAGCCGCTCTGGACGAACTGGGATGCGTCGAATGTCTGGCCGCCTGTGGCGAAAGATGCGCCGATGCACCGAGATTGCTCATCGAAGCTCAACCCGGACTCTTGGCACTCGCCGTTTGTCTCACCAGCAGTTTGAACCGCTCGAGAGTTTTGGCTTTGCAG CTACTGACAAGGGTCTGTCAAGCACCTGGTGGTCATGCGGCTGTTTCCGAAGCGGTTTCAACTCTGAGATTGAGATACGGAGAAGGTGGAAGGTTCCGGTTTCTTGCAGGAGCTTTACTTGCTCCGAGCGCCGCCATCGTCCTCAGGGTCGCCGgagtttcatttttaaacgCTTTCATAAAATCCGCTCCAAGGGCACAGGCCAAACTATACATACAG GCTGAAGCGTGCGAAGCGGGTTTGGAACCGAAGATTTTACAAGAATGGTTAACGGAAATGGATTCGAGCGTGGAGGAATCTTTGTCGGATCTTTTGAGAAAAGAAGTCCACCGTTGGACCCGCAATTGCGTGGACGTTGAGGCGCTTCAAAAACGTGCCGCGCGTGCCGAGGAGACCTGCCGTATGCTGGGGAAGAAGATTCTCTCGTTGCAGAGTCAGATTGAGAATTTGCAAGTGGAGAATATGAACGGTTACAATTCTTCCCACGATCGTAGCAAGAGTTCGAATTTCAGAACGGCGAACTTCAGGGAAGCGAAAATACCGCAAAAGTCTTCCTCGAACGCGGACGACGAGGGAATCAGCTCTTCGGAACGATCGAGCACACCGGAAGAGCTGAAACGCGACGATCAGGGCAATCTGAAATTGTCGGGAGTCGACAACGACCAGGAAACTACGATAGACGACGTCATCGAGGAGCTGAGGATCATCGTCAAGGACGCCGAGGAGGAGTACGAGGATAAGAATACGGTGCAGATGCGGAAAGAGATTTTATCCGCGAAAAATTCGGACCCCAAACCCTTCCGCGGTTCCATTGCGAACACCTGTACAACCTACGATATTTGcggcgataaaaattcatcgcgtcCAAAACCTCTGGGTCATCCGAAGACCTCGAAGTATTCGCAAGGATCGGGACGCACGATGACTTCCTGCACAGAGTCGACCCAAAGGTGTAATCAGACCCCGGTAACATACTTCGGCAATCGGAATGCGGATCCCGAGGGATACAACAGCTCGGATTCATCGGCGACGAGAAAACTGAGCTCCAATCATTCGATAATCAGTAAATCATCGACGGACGGAAGTTTGAAGATCACGATAAAGGGGCCCGATATCGAGGAGGCGATAGTCCCCGCGATCCTGCATCCTCAACCACCGAAAAGAAGCCCTCCGTGTCTGACAGCGATTCTGGCTGCCAGAAACTGTGCGTTCGCCGACCAGGAAGAGGTCTATAATTCACCGGGGGATGAGGTGGAAGAAGAAACGTTGGGCGACGGAAGTGACTCACTTCTGAGTGCTTCGAGGCTCAAATATGCCCAAAATGAAGTAGCGACTCCGTTCAATATGCGGTCAGGTGTCTACGGGAGTCAAGAGGAAAAACCGGCGAGCAGCCAGGCCACCAAAAGTTGCGAGGACCTCTGCAATTTGAAGAGGGAGACGGAGAATAAAGGCGAGAAGAAGACTATCAGAAACTACGACAGCGGTTCGGCACTCAACTCAATTGTCGGGACGAAGAACGACCAGCGTTCGGAGTCTCGGAGCTTCGAAGCCGCCCCTTCTAGTCGTAGGCGTTTGGAGCAAAGGGCCCACAGCCAGAGCAGCGAGCAGTCCCTGAGACACGGGGGTCAGAAGTACAGAAGCGAagtcgagaagagaaaaatgctACGCAGAACGTCGAGTCAGGACTGCCTGAGCCAAAAATCTGGCGAACAAAGataccaccatcaccaccagaAGCTGAAGAGATCTGAAAGTGGCATAGAAAGTCGGATAAGGAAGTTCGAGAGTCTGAACTCCTTCGAAAACCTCAGTTTGAACAGTTTCTCGAGACCGGGAAGTGTCGATAACGTCAGCATGAGGCAATTCTTGGAATCCGATAGCGGTAAGGGCAGAATGAAGAGGTCGGAATCCTTCCATCATATTTCGATGCAGAGTAAGAAGGAGCTACCGTCTTCCAGAGGCGGAAGTGACAGCGGACTATTTTACGTCACGAACTTTGACCTCGAACCCGTTGTTACACAGCCGATTAAGTCTGAGAGTACAAAATCCCCGAGTCTATTGACCAAGTCCTTGGACAGAATCGACGAGGGATTGGATTCTATGGTCGATATCGTTCTGACGGAAGACAAGCAAGGGTGGCCGGTACACGACAAACAGATCAAGGAAAAACCACCGAAAAATTCAGGAAAACTGCACAAAAGCGAGAGGTCACAGGCAAAGGGCGAAAAGCAGCTCAAGAGCGACGAGTTCTACAGGGGATTCAATGATAAGGTGATATCTAATAAGCAGCTGAAAAGCGACGAACTCTACGACGAGAAACTCGTTCAGAAGCAGTGGAGTTATGAGAGCGAATTGAACAATTCGAGAATGATGAATTCCACCAGCACGGAAAATCCGCTAGCAATGATATCGAGATCCAGCCCGTCCAGCCGACACGAATCTTTCTGTCTCGACAAAAGTGTGGGTagtaaattttccaagggttCTAACGAGTCCGGTATATATCTGCCTGGAAGGTCGTACGACGCCTTTGGACTGAGCAAGAGCAGATTTAACGCCGGTAAATATTCCGGCAATAATTTAATCCCACGCGATAATCATAGTAGTAGACATCCCATAATATTGCCAACCACTAAACACAATGGTAAGGTAACAGACGTTTTATCCGGTCTGTACTAA